The nucleotide window AGCATAGTAGTAAATGTATTTAGTGGCAATAGGTTTGAATGCAGTTCTAGGTAAGCCCATGTTTGGGATAGACTGCTTTAGGCTGGTTCCTAAAGAACTAATATTTATGTATTATCCAATGCAAATACATATTTCTACCTACTCCATCTGCACTTCCATTTTAGTTTAGCTCTCAGGTTCTATACATAACTGTTCATATCCAGATAGTTCACTGATCTATAACCCTAGGCATTCCCAAGTGGATCAGGCCTCATAGActtagggggggaaaaaaaatccccaaaacccaaacgaaccaaaaaaaacctgaaaaaacccaaacccagctgttCTAGATAAGGTTACACATTGGCATTGGTGTCCTACAGTACAATTTTCTGTAGGGTTCCAGTTTTTGTAGGCATATTTACCCAGTACTATGATTAGTAGCAATCCATCATTCAAAGAAAGCAATGTGAGTGAGTCCTTAGCAATTACCAGTTTAAACTCTCACTAAATCCTCAGGCTAATTGCTGAAATCCAGTGCCAGGTGCAGGATAAGGATGGCATGGCTTTCTGTTTGTTGTCTGTGAAAGTCTAAGTGTCACTTTGGTAATATCTGTGAACAAACCAAACATCCCCTGAAGACTTTGCACAGAGCATAAATACtgtcctttgtttcttttggcaGGATAATTGAAGCTATCTGCATAGGCTGGTTCACTGCAGAATGCATTGTGAGGTTCATCGTCTCCAAAAACAAGTGTGAGTTTGTCAGAAGACCTCTCAACATCATTGATTTGCTGGCAATTACTCCTTACTACATCTCTGTTCTAATGACAGTTTTCACAGGGGAAAATTCACAGCTTCAGAGGGCTGGAGTCACCTTGAGGGTCTTAAGAATGATGAGAATCTTTTGGGTGATTAAACTGGCCCGCCATTTCATTGGCCTTCAAACACTTGGTCTGACTCTGAAGCGTTGTTACAGAGAGATGGTGATGCTACTTGTCTTTATCTGTGTTGCTATGGCAATTTTCAGTGCACTTTCACAGCTTCTTGAAAATGGGCTGGACTTGGGAACAAAGAATAAGGATTATGCCAGCATTCCTGCTGCTTGTTGGTGGGTGATCATCTCGATGACCACAGTTGGTTACGGTGACATGTGTCCCATCACTGTGCCAGGAAGGATTCTTGGAGGAATTTGTGTGGTTAGTGGCATCGTTTTATTAGCCCTGCCAATCACTTTCATCTATCACAGCTTTGTGCAATGCTACCATGAGCTCAAGTTCCGATCTGCTAGGTACAGTAGAAGCCTCTCTGCTGAATTCCTAAATTGACCCAACTTGCATTCTGTTGTACTGGCTTGCTAAGCTTTGTCTTAGAAGAGAATGGTGGAAGGTCCCTTCGCGTGTCCTCCTTGACTGGATGGTCCTGTGGAACAGCATTCTCACCAGCCTGGAGAAAGCCCGTCACCATTCAGACAGGAAGGATGTCCATCTGCCTTGAGCACCTTGCAAGGAGAGGGAGTGATGTTTCAAATTTGAGAGaacaaaattaacaaaagaGGATTCAGAAATCCTCAACCAGACCAGTTTGGTGTTCAGTTTGCCTTCccacaaaaaaagcagaacaaaaaatgGGTGTAACACTGAGATCTGTCATTCCTGTAATTATATCCTAAACCATTCTAAGCAATGTGTAGCAGATGTTTGTCAAAGATTCCAATATCTAAATGCTTTACAGAAGCACTGATAGCTTCTTGCCTGAACTATCAGATAATACAAATTATATGCTGAAGGAGAATCACTTGTACTTTTGTGCTTTGCAACAAAGTAGAGCTGGTTCTGTGACTCAGGAAAGATGAAGAATATAGGTCTATAGGATAAAAAAACCTTGAGGCCTGATTCTGATCTTTGAGGAAGCACATAAATCTTCTCTGTAAACCCAGTGAAGTCAGTGGCATTTCTCTGGATTTGAGAGTTCATAAGGAAGTGCAAGAAGTGAACTTCCAAATGTTGTAAGCAAGGACTTATTTAGGTcacaattaatttcttctctggAACCAAACTTTAAGTAGAAGCAAGTATTGTATTTTACAAAGATCAGCATAAGAAATCAGGGATTGATATATATATTTCCTTGTAGGTTAGTGGGGGAGCTCTCCAAATTTTATATACATTCAGCTCAATTCCATCCACCTGAAGTTACATACTCATAAGCACAGATTTTCCTCCCTgacctcctccctgccccacataTCTTAAACATAGATATCATAGTGAGAGTCCTCTTAGGACAAATTGTAAGATTCCATCATTTGAAATGGCCTGGAACAAGCACTGGAAAACAAGAGTACCTGCTACCTGTCAGATGAGACTCTTCATAATCTTAAATTCTGCAATCCTTAGTGAAGGATATACCTCAATGgaagttttaaaaacaactgtACAAAGCCCAGAACATAccaaagaaagtaaaatatagAAGTGTGAGTTGCACTTGGCAAAATGGCATATTCTCCAATGTtactagaaaatgaaaatgaatcaAGTTAggttctgaaatatttcttgtgTAGTACTGCTTAATAGCATTGTTCAATATAATTCTGAAAGGCTGCGACATAGAAATGTCCAGTTAGCTACTAAAACACATTAAGGTACAGCTTTACAAATTTGGGTACCAATAAACATCAACAGGGAGCTTTCATCCTAACGGGAAAGTTCAGAGTCatcagcacagctgaaatttgtgTGCTCGCCTGAAAATACTGCATTTATTCTTACTGTGCTGTAGAGGcatcttttatatatataattgtGAAAGGCTTTAGAAGTGAAGTGAGTACCACCTAGAAAACACATCCCTGGAATTGCTCACTCAAATCAACCTGCCACATTGATCAGCAACCAGTACATTGAAGACTCTTCCCTGAGACCTGAAAGAGTCATTATCATTTTAAGTGGTCTTAGTCTTAAGTAGTCTTAAAGAATCACATTGCAACTACAACTTTTCTGAAGACCTGTAAAGAATTTTACAAGACAAGCTTGACTTTCCCTTCAAGACTCCATTGTTAAGTGCTGTTACAGCCATACCTCTATTTCTTGCCACTGGTGTGTTCAAAGGTTAGCTCTGTAGTTCCCTACACTACTATATTTATGCCTTTTCTATCAAAACCATGTTGCTcggaaacctgctccagcattccACAGAGAGGTGAATATGAGATCAGCAAGATTTTCTGCCTTAGGTGAGATTCACAGCTGATGTTAGTTAGGCAAGTTGTGACTTCAGAGACTCTTAGATGTTTTacagcagtggagatgctggctCTGTATTCCTGCATGTGTACCTATATATATCCTGCATATATTATAGTCAGTTGAAAcgtttggggttttttattcctcacaaaaaattccctccttaacaaaattaaaatttcagacATTAATCCAAACATAGATGTGGAAGAAAATATCATTTTCATCTTctaatgaaaagttattttgacAATATCAAAACCATTTCTAAGAAGAAAACTGCTattgttttttctattttactccatttaaaaaaaattctttaatttttgggtttttttagctgAAATAGGTTAAAGATCCCATGTAAGAACTTAGCCCTGCAGATTTTTATGTGCTGTTTTGAATGCTTGGGAAAAATACTGTTTGTCATGAAACTCCTTAAAATTTACTTTGTCTTTTGTCCACGTATAGTATTTAACCAAACCAGTACTCTAAGATACAACCCTCCTCCACAAAACACCTAAACCATCATCATTGTGACAATAACTTAAAATCCATACAGAATGTCAATATAAAGTATGTTGCAATCTTGATTCcaagataaaataaaatgtatttcaacaCCACCTATAAATCTAATCTTTAGATGCCtgtagaaaggaaaaacataaattaatgCACATAATAACTTGTGAATACCAATTTGCACCATGAATCATTTTTGCATAAGCAATTAAGGACAGGAAGTTTTCAACAACCTAGGCTATATATGGTATACAACAAGATGTTTCATCCTTTATGAAGTGTTTTTCTGATGAAGAATCCTTTCCCAGTGTAAAAACATAAATCTAATGAAAATAACTGTTTAAAGGAATAAATCTGTGGAGATTATTTTAAGTCATACTATGTTTTTTTGAACAGTTTGTGTTCAATTTTTATACAGCAAAATGTGAACAGAATGAcctaatgtattttttaatttaagttataataaaatattttcaaactgcTGTATATAAGCCCACTAAGGAGAGAtcctgctgtgggttttttggtggttttttgtttgtttgtaggGGTTTATGGGTTAGTTTTTTTCGTTCTTTCTATTATTGTATGGTAATCAGTGTGTAGAATTTAGTTTCCTTACAAACCAAGTTGAAATAAAGTAATCGTCATGGTAGCCTTAAACCAGAATTTTATAGGGTAATTAGGATACCTGACTTCTAGTAATATatgccattttattttcaatggaccagtggggtttttttgtgaaacGTTACAAAATGTGAATTATATGTGTAGTCAAGAAtaagcatatttttaaacagttgAAACTGTTTTATAAAATTTTCTGGGGACCATGTTTTATGCAGACATGGGCTGCAGCACTCTATTTCAAAGTGCagcatttcaaagcaaaaagcCAAGTGAAGACAAGCTGGCTCATCTTTAATCATTGCCAGTTTGAACCCTATTCAATGAAAGACTTCATGGGCAGTTTCTCTTGGAAACATTCACATCTGGAACAAATTAGATGAAATACAAATAGaataaaactgaagcaaaatgaAGACAGCTTGTACAATTGCGATCCTGCATTTTGGTTCATCTAAAATGGAAACCAATATCAATGAGTTTTGAACTGCCAAGGTTAATCATCCATTACTAGGTTCAAACCCTAGGACTGATTTATTGGGAACTATGTATTGGCTGTAATCcttcaaagtattttctgtCACTTAAAAGTACTTTATCATTAATGAAGTCCCTGAAATGTAAAGCTCTCTAGGGTATTTTCCTTCTAAAGTTCTACATGTAGCATCATCCCAAATATGACAATGAATGGAATATTATCCTTTTCCTTGATGTAAGACTTGAAAACAATATTGTCATGATGAGTacccaccaaaaaaattaatttggttgACTGATGATATTAAACAGTCTTATCAGCATAGGGATGAGCCATATAAAAATGTGATACTAATTCTTATTGTATGGTGGCTTATACTGGTGTGCATAGCAGCAAGTTTGAGAAATACTAAAATCCTGGTAGTGTAAGATTCTTATCTTGATATCCAtgtacttaaaagaaaaggcaCAGCTTTTTCATATCATGTTTACAATTCATGCCTGTAAAGGGATTGATTTTCCTATTCCAAAGTAAAGCTGAAGTCCTTATGGGTTCAAAACACTTGTCTCTTCCCTTCTGGGTAACAACTACAAAAATCTTATCAGATCTGAATGCCTTCCAGGAAGTGGACATATGCACACACCAGCCAGCTAAATTCAGCAGCCAAACCCTGTCAGTTTCCTGGAAGCAGCACAATGAACAAGGTCTGTTGTGCTCTGAATTTTATCTCACCTAAGAGGTACAGGAtggagtttttaaaattattatttcagatGAGACACTAAGGAGACACTTGCTGGAAA belongs to Oenanthe melanoleuca isolate GR-GAL-2019-014 chromosome 3, OMel1.0, whole genome shotgun sequence and includes:
- the KCNG3 gene encoding potassium voltage-gated channel subfamily G member 3 isoform X2: MNFGRGPSVVLNVGGTRYSFSREVLKDFPLRRVSRLHGCLSEQDVLEVCDDYDRERNEYFFDRHSEAFGFIMLYVRHGHLRFVPHMCELSFYNEMIYWGLEGSHLDYCCQRRLDDRMSETCTYYAAEEPSGGPEGKGKGRRPPAAEGRKWLERMRRTFEEPTSSVAAQVLATVSILFVIVSMVVLCASTLPEWRAPENRSVEEQSRIIEAICIGWFTAECIVRFIVSKNKCEFVRRPLNIIDLLAITPYYISVLMTVFTGENSQLQRAGVTLRVLRMMRIFWVIKLARHFIGLQTLGLTLKRCYREMVMLLVFICVAMAIFSALSQLLENGLDLGTKNKDYASIPAACWWVIISMTTVGYGDMCPITVPGRILGGICVVSGIVLLALPITFIYHSFVQCYHELKFRSARYSRSLSAEFLN